From a region of the Triticum aestivum cultivar Chinese Spring chromosome 7D, IWGSC CS RefSeq v2.1, whole genome shotgun sequence genome:
- the LOC123163680 gene encoding zealexin A1 synthase-like, with the protein MEDIVYIFLALGSLLVVLLTRRGRRTSADGEDKLRLPPGPWTLPVIGSMHHIAGALPHRAMRDLARRHGWPVMLLRLGEVPTLVVSSREGAREVMKTHDAAFATRALSSTVRVLTNGGRDIVFAPYGEHWRQMRKIAVTELLTSRRVLSFRAIREEEVGAMLRSVASAAGNGDVIDMRARLSPLVADSTLRAVIGDRCNDRDVFLRELDRSIGLAGGFNPADLWPSSRLAVWANGAVRRAEECRDTVFGMLDGIIAEHQQRMGTVDGDDEDLIDVLLRVQNDGSLQLPLDMDTIKGVIFDIFGAGSETSATTLEWIIAELVKNPKVMHRATTEVRRAFEAGGKVVEHQLGELVPYLHLVIRETFRLHTPLPLLLPRECREEPACRVLGYDVPRGTQVLVNVWALGRDERYWPDAPEEFRPERFEAKQGGASAAGVDFRGANFELLPFGAGRRMCPGMAFGLANVELALASLLLHFDWEAPGVADPAEFDMTEAFGITARRKAGLLLRPVLRVPVPGV; encoded by the exons ATGGAGGACATCGTCTACATCTTCCTGGCCCTCGGGTCGCTGCTCGTCGTGCTGCTAACCAGGCGGGGGAGACGAACCTCGGCGGACGGTGAGGACAAGCTGCGGCTGCCGCCGGGGCCATGGACACTGCCGGTGATCGGCAGCATGCACCACATCGCCGGGGCGCTCCCGCACCGGGCCATGCGCGACCTGGCGCGGCGGCACGGGTGGCCCGTCATGCTGCTCCGGCTCGGCGAAGTGCCCACGCTGGTGGTGTCGTCCCGGGAGGGCGCCCGCGAGGTGATGAAGACCCACGACGCCGCCTTCGCCACGCGCGCGCTGAGCTCCACCGTGCGCGTGCTCACCAACGGCGGGCGGGACATCGTCTTCGCACCCTACGGCGAGCACTGGCGCCAGATGCGCAAGATCGCCGTCACCGAGCTCCTCACGTCCCGCCGCGTGCTCTCATTCCGCGCCAtaagggaggaggaggtcggcgccATGCTCCGCTCCGTCGCGTCGGCCGCCGGGAACGGGGACGTGATCGACATGCGCGCGCGGCTGTCGCCCCTCGTGGCGGACAGCACGCTGCGCGCCGTCATTGGCGACCGGTGCAACGATCGCGACGTGTTCCTCCGGGAGCTCGACCGCTCCATCGGCCTGGCCGGGGGGTTCAACCCGGCCGACCTGTGGCCGTCGTCGCGGCTCGCCGTCTGGGCCAACGGCGCGGTCCGCCGCGCCGAGGAGTGCCGTGACACCGTGTTCGGGATGCTCGACGGCATCATCGCTGAGCACCAGCAGAGGATGGGCACcgtcgacggcgacgacgaggacCTCATCGACGTGCTCCTGAGGGTGCAGAACGACGGCAGCCTCCAGCTCCCTCTCGACATGGACACCATCAAAGGCGTCATCTTC GACATCTTCGGCGCCGGCAGCGAGACGTCGGCGACAACGCTGGAGTGGATAATAGCGGAGCTGGTCAAGAACCCAAAGGTGATGCATCGGGCAACAACAGAGGTGCGGCGAGCCTTCGAGGCCGGCGGCAAGGTGGTCGAACATCAACTCGGCGAGCTCGTCCCatacctgcacctcgtcatccggGAGACGTTCAGGCTGCACACGCCGCTGCCGCTGCTTCTCCCGCGGGAGTGCCGGGAGGAGCCGGCGTGCCGGGTGCTCGGGTACGACGTGCCGCGGGGCACGCAGGTGCTGGTCAACGTCTGGGCGCTGGGCCGCGACGAGCGGTACTGGCCCGACGCGCCCGAGGAGTTCCGGCCGGAGCGGTTCGAGGCCAAGCAGGGGGGCGCGTCGGCAGCGGGGGTGGACTTCAGGGGCGCGAACTTCGAGCTCCTGCCATTCGGCGCCGGGAGGAGGATGTGCCCCGGGATGGCGTTCGGACTCGCCAACGTGGAGCTCGCATTGGCCAGCCTGCTGCTGCACTTCGACTGGGAAGCGCCCGGCGTGGCTGACCCAGCCGAGTTCGACATGACCGAGGCGTTTGGCATCACCGCACGGCGGAAGGCTGGCCTCCTGCTCCGCCCCGTCCTGCGCGTGCCTGTCCCCGGTGTCTAG